Proteins encoded together in one Lathyrus oleraceus cultivar Zhongwan6 chromosome 5, CAAS_Psat_ZW6_1.0, whole genome shotgun sequence window:
- the LOC127082840 gene encoding protein MAIN-LIKE 2-like, which translates to MNYSRCPRHCITQYRNLLDHLRPADFIWRPYLNMDHEHQINPEDAAVWTTCTPIIRFTTVELHNADRVKLQFGMVQNIPDPPASLGEWHMRKVNDQWNYNPWQTFARSECRKWKHRHDHVLTDAVMPNEVKPSRTYMAWYRSVGFQFIADDMYLYDPRQTSYTQEGSTSNP; encoded by the exons atgaattacagcagatgtccgagacattgtattactcaatatcgcaacctgttggatcaccttcgaccggcagac ttcatttggcgtccataccttaatatggatcatgagcatcagatcaaccctgaagacgcagccgtatggacaacatgcacaccgataatacggttcacaacagtggagctGCACAACGCCGAccgtgtgaagctgcagtttggtatggtccaaaatatcccagatcccccagctagcctaggagaatggcatatgcgtaaagtgaacgaccaatggaactacaacccttggcaaaccttcgcaagatcagagtgtcgcaagtggaagcaccgtcatgaccatgtcttaactgacgcagtcatgccaaatgaggtaaaaccaagtcgtacttatatggcttggtatagatcagttggatttcaattcatcgccgatgatatgtacctctacgacccacgccagacaagttacacacaagaaggatcaacatctaacccctaa
- the LOC127082838 gene encoding photosystem II 22 kDa protein, chloroplastic, which yields MAQTMLLMSSVSSTYSVPLNKDPLLQLQCQRLKPRFSDISFSPLSSNSKSFSSRTFKTLALFKSKTKAPAKVVPKQKPKVEDGVFGTSGGFGFTKQNELFVGRVAMIGFAASILGEGITGKGILSQLNLETGIPIYEAEPLLLFFIIFTLLGAIGALGDRGKFVDDEPTTGGVIPPGKGFRQALGLSEGGPLFGFTKSNELFVGRLAQLGFAFSLIGEIITGKGALAQLNIETGVPINEIEPLVLFNVAFFFIAALNPGTGKFVTDEEED from the exons ATGGCTCAAACTATGTTGCTCATGTCTAGTGTCTCCAGTACCTATTCTGTTCCCTTGAACAAAGATCCTTTGCTTCAATTACAGTGTCAAAGATTGAAGCCTAGGTTTTCTGATATCTCATTTAGCCCACTTTCTTCTAATTCTAAGTCTTTTTCATCTCGCACTTTCAAAACTCTGGCTCTATTCAAATCAAAGACCAAAGCCCCTGCTAAG GTTGTACCAAAACAAAAACCAAAGGTTGAAGATGGTGTCTTTGGAACTTCTGGAGGATTTGGTTTCACTAAGCAGAACGAACTCTTTGTTGGTCGTGTTGCTATGATCGGTTTTGCT GCATCAATTTTGGGTGAAGGAATAACTGGGAAAGGAATTCTATCACAATTGAATTTGGAAACTGGAATTCCAATTTATGAAGCTGAGCCTCTCCTCCTATTCTTCATCATTTTTACACTTCTAGGAGCCATTGGAGCTCTAGGTGACCGTGGTAAATTCGTCGACGATGAACCTACCACCGGAGGCGTTATTCCACCCGGAAAAGGCTTCAGACAAGCTCTCGGTCTCAGCGAAGGAG GTCCTTTATTTGGATTCACCAAATCCAATGAACTGTTTGTTGGAAGATTGGCTCAACTGGGATTTGCTTTCTCTTTGATTGGAGAGATTATTACCGGGAAGGGAGCACTAGCTCAACTCAACATTGAAACTGGTGTACCAATCAATGAGATTGAGCCACTTGTGTTGTTCAATGTTGCTTTCTTCTTCATTGCTGCTTTGAATCCTGGAACTGGGAAATTTGTAACAGATGAGGAAGAAGATTAG
- the LOC127082841 gene encoding uncharacterized protein At4g08330, chloroplastic produces MNNSVLHSHNTPTYSSSSSSRNRSQRDVHYSCGSCGYDLNLSSSNRNTSSIDSKYGKSIKRGMISFFNIDDTRFTQADEVQCAPHFSKNLLWGLFRRRTKLRCRKCCNHIGYASQSSSSPSFILVSSNGTEPSPSTETPSQVKYEIRIRALQPSSSLDYGNGISVLA; encoded by the exons ATGAACAATTCGGTGCTTCACAGTCACAACACTCCAACTTactcttcctcttcttcttctcGTAATCGTAGCCAAAGGGATGTCCATTACAG CTGTGGTTCTTGCGGTTATGACCTTAACCTATCCTCGTCCAACAGAAACACATCCTCAATAGATTCGAAATACGGAAAATCAATTAAACGAGGTATGATATCATTCTTCAACATTGATGATACCAGGTTTACACAGGCTGATGAGGTTCAATGTGCTCCTCATTTTTCTAAGAACTTGTTGTGGGGTTTGTTTCGTCGAAGAACGAAGCTTCGTTGTCGAAAGTGTTGCAACCATATTGGTTATGCTTCACAATCATCGTCATCACCGTCTTTTATTCTAGTATCATCAAATGGAACAGAACCATCTCCTTCCACTGAAACACCGAGTCAAGTGAAGTACGAAATTCGTATCCGTGCCTTGCAGCCTTCATCTTCCCTAGATTATGGAAATGGAATCTCTGTCTTAGCTTGA